In Blastopirellula sediminis, the following proteins share a genomic window:
- a CDS encoding DUF4190 domain-containing protein produces MCCRNSNSAKPLRPPVNALGIWGFFVSLFGLVFTLGLLSPIGLILSLLAMFHPRRGFAVAGFVVGMVGTALIAAIVGTAAVATETYHHYAHEVPQIEQTLARLDDAIVVIETDRREKGELPEGVDGNKLVLPITDAWQQSVRYEPEDSGIDYAVRSAGPDMKFDTADDLRMVPTAH; encoded by the coding sequence ATGTGCTGTCGTAACTCCAATTCAGCCAAACCGTTGCGTCCCCCGGTCAACGCGCTGGGGATCTGGGGCTTTTTCGTTTCGCTGTTTGGGTTGGTCTTCACCCTCGGGCTGCTGAGTCCGATCGGATTGATCCTCAGCCTCCTGGCGATGTTTCATCCGCGCCGCGGCTTTGCGGTCGCCGGCTTCGTAGTCGGCATGGTGGGAACCGCATTGATCGCGGCCATTGTCGGTACGGCGGCGGTGGCGACCGAAACGTATCATCACTACGCCCACGAAGTGCCGCAGATCGAGCAAACGCTGGCTCGACTCGACGACGCGATCGTCGTGATTGAAACCGATCGTCGCGAAAAAGGGGAGCTCCCCGAAGGGGTCGACGGCAACAAGCTGGTCCTGCCGATCACCGACGCGTGGCAACAATCGGTCCGCTACGAACCGGAAGACTCCGGCATCGACTACGCCGTCCGCAGCGCCGGGCCCGACATGAAGTTCGACACCGCGGACGACCTGCGGATGGTTCCGACCGCTCACTAA
- a CDS encoding alanine/glycine:cation symporter family protein codes for MFRAPLSLCVIACAAIAFSTIASFAQDQPKKPAAEEKIAEKIPDSAPELSYADVPEEQTTAERVNGQINSVFEPGVEMAASVLMRPVYWTTQKYVQFDHVVHYTRPIEEPELPFTIYQPDVAEKPVNFPDSLTLAEADTWKARGKLLSGNSKQPFSLGKLGGKSVEVVAIKVDTTTKYVQQTLADGKVVYKEAGDIRGLLSQDVADWKTPEQIQEMADRHLLKLGGEAGEPPYILTEKVGNAPLVVVWLAGGALFFTIYFGFVNFWGFRHSIEVVSGAYDDPDEPGEVTHFQALASALSATVGLGNIAGVTIAMTTGGPGAFFWMMLCGFLGMASKFAECTLGQMYREVKPDGTILGGPMQYLLRGFEEIGLKPVGIVFSVVFAVLCIMASFGGGNMFQSNQSADAAVQLIQGAKQDKISDLAIEISAAEKAEDWTKLAELQEQKAALQTELNLFAQNFKMGFGVVFAILVALVIIGGIKRIAAVSSKIVPIMCISYVLMCIYVILMHIGEVPHLFQSIFTEAFTPKAALGGIIGVAIIGIQRAAFSNEAGVGSAAIAHSAAKTDQPIREGLVALLGPFIDTIVVCSMTAMVILITNAWDNKDWVVDQGLKGAALTSQAFEKEVWWFSYILSISILLFAYSTIISWSYYGERCWERLFGAGSTMVYKVLYVGFVFIGAVANLGAVIDFSDMMLLSMAFPNIVGVILLSPKVRRHLFEYWRKYKAGEFKKFK; via the coding sequence ATGTTTCGCGCGCCACTCTCCCTGTGCGTAATCGCTTGCGCTGCAATCGCTTTCTCGACGATCGCTAGCTTCGCTCAAGACCAACCAAAAAAGCCGGCCGCCGAAGAGAAGATCGCGGAGAAGATCCCCGACTCGGCACCGGAACTCTCCTACGCTGACGTTCCGGAAGAGCAGACGACCGCCGAGCGCGTGAACGGCCAGATCAACTCGGTCTTCGAACCGGGGGTCGAGATGGCGGCCAGCGTGCTGATGCGGCCGGTCTACTGGACCACGCAGAAGTACGTGCAGTTCGATCACGTCGTCCACTACACGCGACCGATCGAAGAGCCGGAACTGCCGTTTACGATCTACCAACCGGACGTCGCCGAGAAACCGGTCAACTTCCCGGACTCGCTGACGCTCGCCGAAGCCGACACCTGGAAAGCCCGCGGCAAGCTCCTCTCGGGCAACTCGAAACAGCCGTTCAGCCTGGGCAAGCTTGGCGGTAAGAGCGTCGAAGTGGTCGCCATCAAAGTCGATACCACGACCAAGTACGTGCAGCAAACGCTCGCCGACGGCAAGGTCGTCTACAAAGAAGCAGGCGACATCCGCGGCTTGCTGAGTCAGGACGTGGCCGACTGGAAAACGCCGGAGCAGATTCAGGAGATGGCCGATCGTCATCTGCTGAAACTTGGCGGCGAAGCGGGGGAGCCCCCGTATATTCTGACCGAAAAAGTCGGCAATGCTCCGCTGGTGGTCGTTTGGCTGGCCGGGGGCGCGTTGTTCTTCACCATCTACTTCGGCTTCGTCAACTTCTGGGGCTTCCGCCATTCGATCGAAGTCGTCAGCGGCGCTTACGACGATCCTGATGAGCCGGGCGAAGTGACCCACTTCCAGGCGCTCGCATCGGCGCTCTCCGCGACGGTCGGTCTCGGTAACATCGCCGGCGTGACGATCGCGATGACGACCGGCGGCCCTGGCGCTTTCTTCTGGATGATGCTCTGCGGCTTCCTGGGGATGGCCAGTAAGTTCGCCGAATGTACGCTCGGCCAGATGTACCGCGAAGTGAAGCCGGACGGCACGATCCTCGGCGGTCCGATGCAGTATTTGCTGCGAGGCTTCGAAGAAATCGGCCTGAAACCGGTCGGCATCGTCTTCTCAGTCGTCTTCGCGGTCCTCTGCATTATGGCCAGTTTCGGCGGCGGCAACATGTTCCAGTCGAACCAGTCGGCCGACGCCGCGGTGCAATTGATCCAAGGCGCCAAGCAGGACAAAATTTCGGACCTGGCGATTGAAATCAGCGCCGCCGAAAAGGCCGAAGATTGGACGAAATTGGCGGAACTGCAGGAACAAAAGGCCGCCTTGCAAACCGAACTCAATCTCTTCGCCCAAAACTTCAAGATGGGCTTCGGCGTCGTCTTTGCGATCCTGGTCGCGCTAGTGATCATCGGCGGCATCAAGCGCATCGCCGCGGTCTCCAGCAAGATCGTGCCGATCATGTGCATCTCGTACGTCTTGATGTGCATCTACGTGATCCTGATGCACATCGGGGAAGTGCCGCACTTGTTCCAGAGCATCTTCACCGAAGCGTTCACACCGAAGGCGGCCCTGGGCGGGATCATCGGCGTTGCGATCATCGGCATCCAACGGGCCGCGTTCAGCAACGAGGCCGGCGTCGGCAGCGCCGCGATCGCCCATAGCGCCGCCAAGACCGATCAGCCGATTCGCGAAGGTCTGGTCGCACTGCTCGGACCGTTCATCGATACGATCGTCGTCTGCTCGATGACCGCGATGGTGATTCTGATTACCAACGCGTGGGATAACAAAGACTGGGTCGTCGACCAGGGACTGAAAGGCGCCGCGCTGACCTCCCAAGCCTTTGAGAAGGAAGTCTGGTGGTTCTCCTACATCCTCTCGATTTCGATTCTCCTCTTCGCCTACTCGACGATCATCTCGTGGAGCTACTACGGCGAACGTTGCTGGGAACGCTTGTTTGGCGCCGGCAGCACGATGGTTTACAAGGTGCTTTACGTCGGCTTCGTCTTTATCGGGGCCGTCGCCAATCTGGGAGCGGTGATCGACTTCTCCGACATGATGCTGTTGTCGATGGCGTTTCCCAACATTGTGGGGGTCATTCTCCTCTCGCCGAAAGTTCGCCGACATCTTTTTGAGTATTGGCGAAAATATAAGGCCGGAGAGTTCAAGAAATTCAAATAG
- a CDS encoding helix-turn-helix transcriptional regulator yields the protein MTDQEYTPTHSEQGKHPASDPYWTQEVVPSDIVLLDLLRQAPHMTIAELASELEVTATAVRQRLNRLMAQGYIERFAEKSGRGRPIHHYRLTEKGKRKGGGNFADLAVALWQEVRSIKDPDVRRGLLQRISERLVAQYAEELEGVELEEKLQKIAAIFGERRIPIQVETHEGELPVLNVLACPYPGLAEIDQSVCAMERIMFGELLGNDVRLGECRLNGDPCCKFELS from the coding sequence ATGACAGATCAAGAGTACACCCCGACGCACTCCGAGCAGGGAAAACACCCTGCCAGCGATCCGTATTGGACGCAGGAAGTCGTTCCGTCGGACATCGTCCTCTTGGATCTGCTTCGTCAGGCCCCCCATATGACGATCGCGGAGTTGGCCAGCGAGCTGGAAGTGACCGCGACCGCCGTGCGTCAACGCCTAAATCGTTTGATGGCACAGGGTTATATTGAGCGTTTTGCCGAAAAGTCCGGTCGCGGCCGGCCGATCCACCACTACCGTTTGACCGAAAAGGGAAAGCGTAAGGGGGGCGGCAATTTCGCCGATCTGGCAGTTGCTCTTTGGCAGGAAGTTCGGTCCATCAAGGATCCGGACGTTCGCCGCGGGCTGTTGCAGCGGATTTCGGAACGCCTGGTCGCCCAATATGCGGAAGAGCTGGAAGGGGTCGAGCTGGAAGAAAAGCTGCAAAAGATCGCCGCGATCTTCGGCGAGCGGCGCATCCCCATACAAGTAGAAACGCACGAGGGAGAACTCCCCGTGCTGAACGTCCTGGCCTGTCCCTACCCCGGTTTGGCCGAAATCGATCAGTCCGTCTGTGCGATGGAGAGGATCATGTTCGGTGAGCTCTTGGGCAACGACGTCCGGCTGGGTGAATGTCGTCTGAACGGCGACCCATGTTGCAAATTTGAGTTGTCGTAA
- a CDS encoding NuoB/complex I 20 kDa subunit family protein codes for MTKPWIEGRFEENVVFTTLEQAINWAQQSSIWPMTFGLACCAIEMMAAGASRYDMDRFGAGAFRATPRQADLMIVAGTVTYKMASRVRRLYNMMPDPKYVIAMGACTVGGGPYFKYGYHVVKGVDLVVPVDVYVPGCPPRPEALLEGLMRIQDKIKGKRINKRNGVRVEDELPIPHHSGWVDAPGAETPLTDHQKITKA; via the coding sequence ATGACAAAGCCTTGGATTGAAGGTCGCTTTGAAGAAAACGTCGTCTTTACGACGCTGGAGCAAGCGATCAACTGGGCGCAGCAATCGAGCATTTGGCCGATGACGTTCGGCCTGGCTTGTTGTGCGATTGAGATGATGGCGGCCGGCGCCAGTCGTTACGACATGGATCGGTTTGGCGCCGGGGCGTTTCGTGCGACCCCGCGACAAGCGGACCTGATGATCGTCGCCGGAACCGTGACTTACAAAATGGCGAGTCGCGTCCGTCGCCTTTACAACATGATGCCGGATCCGAAGTACGTCATCGCGATGGGCGCTTGCACCGTCGGCGGCGGACCTTACTTCAAGTACGGCTACCACGTCGTCAAAGGCGTGGACCTGGTCGTTCCGGTCGACGTGTACGTGCCGGGCTGTCCGCCGCGGCCCGAAGCGCTGCTCGAAGGGCTGATGCGGATCCAGGACAAGATCAAAGGAAAACGAATCAACAAGCGAAACGGCGTACGCGTCGAAGACGAGTTGCCGATTCCGCACCACAGCGGATGGGTCGACGCCCCGGGCGCCGAAACTCCCCTGACCGATCACCAGAAGATTACGAAAGCCTAA
- the sufC gene encoding Fe-S cluster assembly ATPase SufC, which yields MTDVLKIENLHVAVEGKPILTGVNLTIRRGETHALMGPNGSGKSTLGYAIMGHPKYEVTEGAIWLNDENVLEMEADERARAGLFMAFQRPMSIPGVKLADFLRHATTNVRNPERKEGEELIPMREFRQEMKTKMQQLHMDLDFARRYVNDGFSGGEMKRAEILQLAMLQPKFAILDETDSGLDADAVRLASQSIAEIGGAEMGLLIITHHDKLLEHNPPDFAHVMLGGRIVETGGVELAKELHSHGYDRIRNAYPDAAAMEQTMNEEETQVAG from the coding sequence ATGACCGACGTTTTAAAGATTGAAAACCTGCATGTCGCCGTGGAAGGCAAGCCGATTCTCACCGGCGTCAACCTCACGATTCGTCGTGGAGAGACGCACGCTCTGATGGGACCGAACGGGTCCGGCAAGAGCACCCTCGGCTACGCGATCATGGGACACCCCAAGTACGAAGTGACCGAAGGCGCGATCTGGCTCAACGACGAGAACGTGCTCGAAATGGAAGCGGACGAACGGGCCCGCGCCGGGCTGTTCATGGCCTTCCAACGCCCGATGTCGATCCCCGGCGTCAAGCTGGCCGACTTCCTCCGTCATGCGACCACCAACGTTCGCAATCCCGAACGTAAAGAAGGCGAAGAGCTGATTCCGATGCGGGAATTCCGCCAGGAAATGAAGACCAAGATGCAGCAGTTGCACATGGATCTCGACTTCGCTCGCCGCTACGTCAACGACGGTTTTTCCGGCGGCGAAATGAAGCGGGCCGAGATTCTGCAGCTCGCGATGCTGCAGCCGAAGTTCGCCATCCTGGACGAAACCGACAGCGGTCTGGACGCCGACGCCGTCCGCCTGGCCAGCCAGAGCATCGCCGAAATCGGCGGCGCCGAAATGGGCCTGTTGATCATCACCCACCATGACAAGCTGCTGGAACACAATCCGCCGGACTTCGCCCACGTGATGCTGGGCGGACGCATCGTCGAAACCGGCGGCGTTGAGCTGGCGAAGGAACTCCACTCCCACGGTTACGATCGGATTCGCAATGCGTATCCGGACGCCGCCGCGATGGAACAAACGATGAATGAAGAAGAAACGCAAGTCGCCGGCTAA
- the sufB gene encoding Fe-S cluster assembly protein SufB codes for MATDITSDAIESPVGEINKYDFRTETAGVFKARKGIDAEVVNQISDIKNEPDWMRKFRLDSLEIFNSKPMPKWGGDININFQDIYYYLKPTDHQGRTWDDVPEEIKDTFERLGIPEAERKFLAGVKAQFESEVVYGSLQEDLAKKGVLFTDTDTAVREHPELLREYFGKIIPPDDNKFAALNSAVWSGGSFIYIPKGVKIDFPLQAYFRINAESMGQFERTLIIVDEGAQVHYVEGCTAPMYSTESLHSAVVEVICKKGSRCRYSTIQNWANNIYNLVTKRALAYQDATMEWVDGNLGSHLTMKYPAVYMMEPGARGEILSIAFAGKGQHQDTGAKLVHCAPNTTGQIVSKSISKDGGRGSYRGLVKVEEGAKNSKCSVVCDALILDPESRTDTYPYIEIAEPDVSIGHEASVSRIGEEQLFYLMSRGLTESEASTMIVNGFIEPLVKELPMEYAVELNRLIELQMEGSVG; via the coding sequence ATGGCGACTGATATTACGTCTGACGCGATTGAATCTCCGGTCGGCGAGATCAACAAGTACGACTTCCGCACCGAAACCGCCGGCGTCTTCAAGGCCCGCAAAGGTATCGACGCCGAAGTGGTCAATCAGATCTCGGACATCAAGAACGAGCCTGATTGGATGCGAAAGTTCCGCTTGGATTCGCTGGAGATCTTCAATTCGAAGCCGATGCCCAAATGGGGCGGCGACATCAATATCAACTTCCAGGACATCTACTACTACCTGAAGCCGACCGATCACCAGGGTCGCACTTGGGATGACGTTCCGGAAGAAATCAAAGACACGTTCGAGCGTCTCGGCATTCCGGAAGCGGAACGGAAGTTCCTGGCCGGCGTCAAGGCGCAGTTCGAGAGCGAAGTGGTTTACGGTTCGCTGCAGGAAGACCTCGCCAAAAAGGGCGTGCTCTTCACCGACACCGACACCGCCGTTCGCGAACATCCTGAACTCCTTCGCGAATACTTCGGCAAGATCATCCCGCCGGACGACAACAAGTTCGCCGCTCTCAACTCGGCCGTCTGGTCGGGCGGTTCGTTCATCTACATTCCAAAAGGAGTGAAGATCGACTTCCCGCTGCAGGCCTACTTCCGCATCAACGCCGAAAGCATGGGCCAGTTTGAGCGGACGTTGATCATCGTCGACGAAGGCGCCCAGGTTCACTACGTCGAAGGGTGCACCGCCCCGATGTACTCGACCGAAAGCCTCCACTCGGCCGTGGTCGAAGTGATCTGCAAGAAGGGTTCGCGTTGTCGTTATTCGACGATCCAGAACTGGGCCAACAACATCTACAACCTGGTGACCAAGCGAGCTCTCGCTTATCAGGACGCGACCATGGAATGGGTCGACGGCAACCTGGGAAGTCACCTGACGATGAAGTACCCGGCCGTCTACATGATGGAGCCGGGGGCTCGCGGCGAGATCCTGTCGATCGCGTTCGCCGGCAAGGGCCAGCACCAAGACACCGGCGCCAAGCTGGTTCACTGCGCACCGAACACCACCGGACAGATCGTCTCGAAGTCGATCTCGAAGGATGGGGGCCGCGGCAGCTATCGCGGTCTGGTGAAGGTCGAAGAAGGCGCCAAGAACTCGAAGTGCAGCGTCGTCTGCGACGCGCTGATCCTCGATCCCGAAAGCCGCACCGACACCTATCCCTACATCGAGATCGCCGAACCGGACGTCTCGATCGGCCACGAAGCGAGCGTTTCCCGCATCGGCGAAGAGCAGCTCTTCTACCTGATGAGCCGCGGTCTGACCGAATCGGAAGCGAGCACCATGATCGTCAATGGTTTCATCGAACCGCTCGTCAAAGAGCTGCCGATGGAATACGCCGTCGAACTGAACCGCCTGATCGAATTGCAGATGGAAGGTTCGGTCGGCTAG
- the sufD gene encoding Fe-S cluster assembly protein SufD, which produces MGVTAVTDSAKFSAAALDELIAKRQEPEWLVDLRRAAFETFCEKALPSRKEEEWMRTDIRTFHLDNFEPPAELTEVPANLPEGLLTEGVDLGGRIVSYNSRTIVSELSDELKAQGVVFGSFAEVLASHGEVIREHFANAVDPHFDKFSALHAAFFTTGQVLYVPRGVVVKKPLHALSLLGAGGVDLGHTLVILEEGAEATMLNETASVDHNAPGLHCGAIELFVHPRARLRYVNLQNWGSGVWHFAHQKGCVDRDAHIQWTIGALGSKLSKVNQHVGLVGEGAECEVNGVMFTEGRQHLSYHTLQHHEAPHCRSNFLYKAALQDRSRTVWRGMIKVDEGAQKTDGYQRNDNLLLTEHCRADSIPGLEIEADDVRCTHGATTGRVDEEQIFYAQCRGFTRNEAIRAIVIGFFQQVFDRIPVESVREALGKAIAVRVREYE; this is translated from the coding sequence ATGGGCGTCACTGCCGTGACTGATTCCGCCAAGTTTAGCGCCGCCGCGCTGGACGAATTGATCGCCAAACGACAAGAGCCGGAGTGGTTGGTCGATCTCCGCCGCGCCGCCTTTGAAACCTTCTGCGAAAAAGCGTTGCCGTCGCGGAAAGAAGAAGAATGGATGCGGACCGATATCCGCACGTTCCATCTCGACAACTTCGAGCCGCCGGCCGAACTGACCGAAGTTCCGGCCAATCTGCCGGAAGGTCTGCTGACCGAAGGGGTCGATCTTGGCGGTCGCATCGTTTCGTACAACAGCCGCACGATCGTCTCGGAATTGAGCGACGAGCTGAAAGCGCAAGGAGTCGTCTTCGGCAGCTTCGCCGAAGTCTTGGCCTCACATGGCGAAGTGATCCGCGAACATTTCGCAAACGCGGTTGATCCTCATTTCGACAAGTTCTCGGCCTTGCACGCCGCCTTCTTCACGACCGGGCAAGTCCTGTACGTGCCGCGCGGCGTGGTGGTGAAGAAGCCGCTGCACGCGTTGTCGCTGCTGGGCGCCGGCGGCGTCGATCTGGGACACACGCTGGTGATCCTGGAAGAAGGCGCCGAAGCGACCATGCTGAACGAGACGGCCAGCGTTGATCACAACGCCCCTGGCCTCCACTGCGGCGCCATCGAGCTGTTCGTCCATCCGCGGGCTCGCCTCCGCTACGTAAACCTGCAGAACTGGGGAAGCGGCGTCTGGCACTTCGCTCACCAAAAGGGCTGCGTCGATCGCGACGCCCACATCCAGTGGACGATTGGCGCCCTCGGCAGCAAGCTCTCGAAGGTCAATCAGCACGTCGGCCTGGTCGGCGAAGGCGCCGAGTGCGAAGTGAACGGCGTGATGTTCACCGAAGGTCGTCAGCACCTCTCGTATCACACGCTGCAGCATCACGAAGCTCCCCACTGCCGCAGCAACTTCCTGTACAAGGCGGCCCTGCAAGATCGCTCCCGCACCGTTTGGCGCGGGATGATCAAAGTCGACGAAGGCGCTCAGAAGACCGACGGTTATCAGCGCAACGATAACCTGCTGCTGACCGAACATTGCCGCGCCGACTCGATCCCTGGTTTGGAAATCGAAGCGGACGACGTTCGCTGCACGCACGGCGCCACGACTGGTCGCGTTGACGAAGAGCAGATCTTCTACGCCCAGTGCCGCGGCTTCACGCGGAACGAAGCGATTCGCGCCATCGTGATCGGCTTCTTCCAGCAGGTCTTCGATCGCATTCCGGTCGAAAGCGTGCGAGAAGCGCTCGGCAAAGCGATCGCGGTCCGCGTTCGCGAATACGAATAA
- a CDS encoding non-heme iron oxygenase ferredoxin subunit, which translates to MADFVRVASVDAIPDPGKQIFEVEGQVVVVFHVEGQFSCLDDVCTHDDGPLGEGRLEGCTIACPRHGAKFDIRTGAALSMPATRPTVCHEVKVEDGAVWVRLRS; encoded by the coding sequence ATGGCCGATTTTGTCCGCGTCGCATCGGTTGATGCGATTCCTGACCCTGGCAAACAGATCTTCGAGGTTGAAGGTCAGGTCGTCGTCGTGTTTCATGTCGAAGGGCAATTCTCTTGCCTCGACGACGTCTGCACGCATGATGATGGTCCGCTGGGCGAAGGACGTTTAGAAGGTTGTACGATCGCCTGCCCGCGGCATGGCGCCAAGTTTGACATTCGGACCGGGGCCGCCCTGTCGATGCCGGCGACCCGTCCTACCGTTTGCCATGAAGTGAAAGTCGAAGACGGCGCCGTTTGGGTTCGGCTTCGCAGTTAA
- a CDS encoding metal-sulfur cluster assembly factor → MAISEDSVREEIRKVIDPELFVNIVDLGLVYVIDVQPADEPDQSNVFIEMTMTSPACPAGPQLIGQTKQFVSQMEGVKEVEVKIVMEPPWTPDRMTEDARDQLGIF, encoded by the coding sequence ATGGCGATTAGCGAAGATTCCGTTCGCGAAGAAATCCGCAAAGTGATCGACCCCGAGTTGTTCGTCAACATCGTCGATCTCGGTCTGGTCTATGTGATCGACGTCCAGCCGGCCGACGAACCGGACCAGTCGAACGTCTTCATCGAAATGACGATGACCAGCCCCGCTTGCCCGGCCGGCCCGCAATTGATCGGTCAAACCAAGCAATTCGTCAGCCAGATGGAAGGGGTCAAAGAGGTCGAAGTGAAGATCGTCATGGAACCGCCGTGGACCCCGGATCGCATGACAGAAGATGCCCGCGATCAGTTGGGGATCTTTTAG
- a CDS encoding ATP-grasp domain-containing protein, giving the protein MTRVFVYEFITAGGLYAMPGAPEPSGSLLEEGTLMRSAVVDDFLKAGVSVSLFRDHRLPAFEHVGCDETVIDSSEAEKAAFATACNEANAVLVIAPEFGALLLERVLWAEAGRARLISPGSDFTAIAGDKWNTYRRWTRAGVPTPDTWLEGRFSSASVDKSRRFVRKPRDGAGSQEIDFYESPEKFGGSSEAIIQTFCEGLHASCALLGDGKRIICLPPGTQKIDPGNGFQYRGGCWPLAGDLAERAQTLARRAATALPPFRGYIGVDMILGAKDGDDFAIEINPRLTTSYFGLRHLCRGNLSAAMLAFASGDAIRLEFSGEEYELDL; this is encoded by the coding sequence GTGACTCGCGTCTTCGTGTACGAGTTCATCACCGCCGGCGGGCTCTATGCGATGCCAGGGGCTCCCGAGCCGAGCGGCTCGCTGCTGGAAGAGGGAACTCTGATGCGGTCGGCGGTGGTCGACGATTTCTTAAAGGCCGGCGTAAGCGTTTCTCTGTTCCGCGATCATCGACTCCCGGCGTTTGAGCACGTGGGCTGCGATGAGACGGTCATCGACTCCAGCGAAGCGGAGAAAGCGGCGTTCGCGACCGCCTGCAATGAAGCGAACGCGGTGTTGGTGATCGCGCCGGAGTTTGGCGCGCTGCTCTTGGAACGGGTCCTGTGGGCCGAAGCGGGACGAGCACGCCTGATCAGCCCCGGTTCCGACTTCACGGCGATCGCCGGCGACAAATGGAACACCTATCGCCGGTGGACTCGCGCCGGAGTTCCGACGCCGGATACCTGGCTGGAGGGTCGCTTTTCCTCCGCTTCGGTGGACAAATCTCGACGTTTTGTTCGAAAACCTCGGGATGGAGCCGGCTCTCAGGAAATTGATTTCTACGAATCTCCAGAAAAATTTGGCGGGTCTTCCGAGGCTATTATTCAAACCTTCTGTGAAGGTTTGCATGCGAGCTGCGCGCTACTTGGGGACGGAAAACGGATCATTTGCCTCCCTCCGGGGACCCAAAAAATTGATCCGGGCAACGGATTTCAATATCGTGGAGGATGTTGGCCGCTTGCAGGCGATCTAGCGGAGCGCGCTCAGACGCTCGCTCGACGCGCAGCGACGGCCCTACCGCCTTTTCGGGGTTATATCGGCGTTGATATGATTCTGGGCGCGAAAGATGGCGATGATTTCGCCATTGAGATTAATCCTCGTCTGACGACCTCGTACTTTGGACTGCGTCATCTCTGCCGCGGCAACTTGTCGGCCGCGATGTTGGCCTTCGCCTCGGGAGACGCGATTCGACTTGAGTTTTCCGGCGAGGAGTACGAATTAGACCTTTGA
- a CDS encoding hydantoinase/oxoprolinase family protein → MPVLALDIGGANIKLANASGYADSMEFPLWKRRDDLPEILKEIREHAPVFQRVALTMTGELADCFGTKQEGVRFILSAVQSVFDDSEIKVYLTTGELASVAGAAERPLDAAASNWHALGRYACRHFPLKGDGAVVDVGSTTIDFVPIRDGKLVNVGRTDPERLLSGELVYSGVERTPICAMAQTVKLRGADCPLAAELFATSLDIFLVMGQIDEATENHETADGRPATREFAKSRLARMVCADAEELTWTEVNEMARELFRKQVKFAAARWEHAMSAKSLAPELVVISGHGDFLAEAILDAAGVTSQRIYLSDLINDRAARCGPAFALAVFAEENW, encoded by the coding sequence ATGCCGGTACTCGCTCTCGACATTGGCGGCGCTAATATCAAACTCGCCAACGCCTCTGGCTACGCCGATTCGATGGAGTTTCCTCTGTGGAAGCGCCGCGACGACTTGCCTGAGATCCTGAAAGAGATTCGGGAGCACGCTCCGGTCTTTCAGCGGGTCGCGCTGACGATGACCGGCGAGTTGGCCGACTGCTTTGGGACGAAGCAAGAAGGCGTGCGCTTCATCCTCTCGGCGGTGCAAAGCGTCTTTGACGACAGCGAGATTAAGGTCTATCTGACGACCGGCGAACTGGCGAGCGTCGCCGGCGCCGCCGAACGTCCGCTCGATGCGGCCGCTTCCAACTGGCATGCGCTAGGACGCTACGCTTGCCGCCACTTCCCGCTCAAAGGGGATGGCGCTGTGGTCGACGTTGGCTCGACGACGATCGACTTCGTGCCGATTCGCGACGGCAAACTGGTCAACGTCGGTCGTACCGACCCGGAGCGGCTCCTCTCCGGCGAGCTCGTCTATTCCGGCGTCGAACGGACTCCAATCTGCGCCATGGCCCAGACGGTCAAGCTGCGCGGCGCCGATTGCCCGCTGGCGGCCGAGTTGTTCGCCACGTCGCTCGATATCTTCCTGGTGATGGGACAGATCGACGAAGCGACCGAGAATCATGAGACGGCCGACGGTCGCCCCGCGACGCGTGAGTTCGCCAAGTCGCGTCTGGCTCGCATGGTTTGCGCTGACGCCGAAGAGCTGACCTGGACCGAAGTGAACGAGATGGCCCGCGAGCTCTTTCGCAAGCAGGTGAAGTTCGCCGCCGCACGCTGGGAACATGCGATGAGCGCGAAGTCCCTCGCTCCGGAACTGGTCGTCATCTCCGGGCACGGCGACTTCCTGGCCGAAGCGATCCTCGACGCGGCCGGCGTCACGTCGCAGCGGATTTACCTGTCGGACCTGATCAACGATCGGGCGGCTCGCTGCGGCCCGGCGTTCGCCTTGGCGGTCTTCGCCGAAGAGAACTGGTAA